A window from Telopea speciosissima isolate NSW1024214 ecotype Mountain lineage chromosome 8, Tspe_v1, whole genome shotgun sequence encodes these proteins:
- the LOC122671379 gene encoding protein MLN51 homolog has translation MAAEGEEEVDYESDPEEALLPLTMRRREASDDEEGDEEEIEKSPRNDPRSVIGSDGESEGEGGAPGYDDEESEIEEEEEEEEEEEVEEVDEGEREFEERVSEGRADVDAGEVEVQVAAPGSGGDGGQSSGEPNEFQSENQNQAEDERKENEPFAVPTAGAFYMHDDRFRDSGSGRHRRTPGGRKLWESKDDRKWGHDKFEEMNLQEIHYEGERRKSKSHYRGPGKNRGTDHGNARGTRSRGYSNSNNQNHSSKSVRGRGPRRYEPPAKYNSEPPTNQNKQSGKVIETASNASSGRVHTSTKNLQSDRVPPRKNAFASSLNSASPPFYPSGSSNQDIPMPQKRDVQSGNGNRNLSPSGMEDNYSRPHSNSYRGKNVGNPIGLDRLYVGESIRPVSGKQLTNLQLQASGTSPIITTQSPQSRAQGRGLAMPGQLSYQPTSPLNQVNRVTAEALPSFFKPRPVQIPSQPLRASTQHLGQRPGTGSQASSPPIAPSRNSPEPGESESPPSSSKSKTALVGKGKGNIQGSGRGSFLYNGTQVIGATGSMGVAHGDQNFPATPALLPVMQFGGQHPGGLGVPAVGMALPGYVAQPQLGFGNSEMTWVPVLAGAAAGALGATYYAVDGGYYARQSGQTSSMGSSGKETSSNKPNNVWKSPPKPELVNDEFGQRQNKPRRYSEMNFGQ, from the exons ATGGCGGCCGAAGGTGAGGAGGAAGTTGATTATgagagtgatccagaggaggcGTTGTTGCCCTTGACGATGCGGAGGAGGGAAGcgagtgatgatgaagaaggagatgaagaggAGATAGAGAAGTCTCCCAGGAATGATCCGAGGTCTGTGATCGGTTCGGATGGTGAATCGGAGGGTGAAGGTGGAGCACCTGGatatgatgatgaagaatctgagatagaagaagaggaagaggaggaggaggaagaagaagttgaagaagtGGACGAGGGAGAAAGGGAGTTTGAGGAGAGAGTAAGTGAGGGGAGAGCTGATGTTGATGCCGGTGAAGTCGAGGTTCAGGTTGCAGCGCCGGGTTCTGGTGGAGACGGCGGGCAATCAAGCGGAGAACCAAACGAATTTCAAAGTGAGAATCAAAATCAGGCGGAAGATGAGAGGAAGGAGAACGAGCCATTTGCTGTGCCGACTGCTGGTGCTTTTTACATGCATGATGACCGGTTCAGAGACAGTGGTAGTGGTCGACACAG GCGCACTCCTGGTGGGCGGAAGTTGTGGGAATCAAAAGATGACCGGAAGTGGGGGCATGATAAGTTTGAAGAGATGAATTTACAGGAAATACACTATGAAGGG GAGAGGAGGAAATCTAAAAGTCATTATAGAGGTCCTGGGAAGAACCGAGGTACGGACCATGGGAATGCAAGAGGAACTAGGTCTAGAGGTTACAGCAACAGTAACAATCAAAACCATTCTTCTAAGTCGGTGAGAGGAAGAGGGCCCAGAAGGTATGAACCTCCTGCAAAGTACAACAGTGAGCCTCCAACAAATCAAAACAAACA ATCTGGGAAGGTTATTGAGACAGCTTCAAATGCTAGTTCAGGGAGGGTACACACAAGCACTAAAAATTTACAATCAGATCGAGTTCCTCCCAGGAAAAATGCTTTCGCATCAAGTTTGAATtctgcttctcctccattttatCCATCTGGCTCGTCCAATCAAGATATCCCTATGCCACAGAAGAGGGATGTACAATCTGGAAATGGCAATAGGAATCTTTCACCTTCTGGAATGGAGGATAACTATTCTAGACCCCATTCCAATTCATACCGAGGAAAAAACGTGGGCAATCCTATTGGCTTGGACAGGCTCTATGTTGGTGAGTCTATTCGTCCAGTTTCTGGGAAGCAATTAACTAATCTGCAGCTGCAGGCTTCTGGAACCTCACCCATTATTACAACTCAGTCGCCTCAGTCCAGGGCCCAGGGAAGGGGTTTAGCTATGCCAGGACAGCTTAGTTATCAGCCAACTTCACCTCTTAACCAAGTTAATAGAGTTACTGCAGAGGCACTACCCTCTTTTTTTAAGCCAAGGCCTGTTCAAATTCCATCGCAACCTTTGCGAGCTTCTACTCAGCATTTGGGTCAGCGTCCAGGTACTGGATCTCAAGCCTCTTCTCCACCTATAGCTCCATCAAGAAATTCTCCTGAACCTGGAGAATCAGAATCTCCTCCAAGCTCAAGTAAGTCCAAGACTGCTTTGGTTGGAAAAGGGAAAGGCAACATTCAAGGCAGCGGAAGGGGTTCTTTTCTGTACAATGGGACTCAGGTTATTGGAGCCACTGGGTCGATGGGCGTTGCTCATGGTGATCAAAACTTTCCTGCCACTCCAGCACTTTTGCCTG TTATGCAATTTGGAGGACAGCATCCTGGTGGTCTTGGAGTTCCTGCTGTCGGTATGGCACTTCCTGGATATGTTGCACAGCCACAACTTGGTTTTGGAAATTCTGAGATGACATG GGTACCAGTCTTGGCGGGTGCTGCAGCAGGGGCTTTGGGGGCTACATATTATGCTGTCGATGGTGGTTATTATGCTCGTCAATCAGGGCAGACATCTTCCATGGGTTCATCTGG CAAAGAAACAAGTTCAAACAAACCTAATAATGTGTGGAAGTCTCCCCCAAAACCTG AGCTTGTAAATGATGAATTTGGGCAACGTCAAAACAAGCCTCGTAG ATATTCAGAGATGAACTTTGGCCAGTGA